Sequence from the Aquimarina sp. Aq107 genome:
TAAACCTCTTGTTCTTAGAGGAATCATTATGGAATCTTGATTCGTTTCGTAATCAATAATGTTAAGAAACCCAGGAGATCCTATTTGTAATTCATTTGGTTGTTTGATATCAGATACTGTACCATCTTCAATAAATTTAATAATAAGTAGAGGAGTAGTCAATGTATCTTCGGCACAGATATCATCTCGTTCACAACTGGAACTAAGATATATACCAACAATTCCGAGAATAATAGGAATAAAAGCTTTATGTAACTTCATTTATGATCTTTTTTCTAATAAAACTACGTTTTCCACGTGATGTGTTTGTGGAAACATATCTACAGGTTGCACTTTTGTAACCTTATATGTACTATCTAATAACGACAAATCCCTAGCTTGTGTTGCACTGTTACAACTAACATACACAATCTTATTGGGAGAAATATTAAGCAACTGTCCTACCACATCCTTATGCATTCCATCTCTTGGTGGATCAGTAATTACAACTTCTGGTTGTCCATGAGTAGCTATAAAATCCGAAGTAAATACTTTTTTCATATCTCCTACGTAAAATTCTACGTTATCGATATTGTTATGCTTAGCATTTTCTTTTGCATCAGCAATAGCTTCTGGCACAGCTTCTACACCAATTACTTTTTTTGCCTTTTTTGCTACAAATTGTGCAATAGTACCTGTTCCGGTATATAAATCATATACTAATTCATTTCCTGTTAAACCAGCAAAATCCCGTGTTACTTTATATAATTCATAGGCTTGTTTGGAGTTGGTTTGATAGAAAGATTTTGCATTAATTTTAAAACGTAAACCTTCCATTTCTTCTTCGATATGATCTTTTCCGTGATAACAAATTACTTTCTGGTCATAAATTGTATCATTTCCTTTAGAGTTAATTACATATTGTAATGATGTAATTTCTGGAAATTCAGAAACTATGTAATCTAATAACAAGGTTCGTTTTTCTGCATCTTCATGAAAAAACTGAACTAACACCATAATTTCTCCGGTAGATACAATTCTCATCATAAGAGTGCGAAGGAAACCACTTTGCTTTCTTGCATTATAAAATGATAATTCATTTTCTGTAGCAAATGTTTTTATTTTATTTCGAATAGCATTACTAGGATCCTCTTGTAAATGACATTTGTCTATATCCAAAATTTTATCCCACATTCCAGGGATGTGAAACCCTAATGCATTTCTATTTTTAATTTCTGTATCGCTTTGGATTTCATCTAATGTTAACCAACGACTATCACTAAAAGAAAACTCCATTTTATTTCTATAAAGGAATTGATCTTCAGAACCTAGTATTGGAGTCACTTCTGGTAATTCAATTTTTCCTAATCTAGTTAGGTTGTTTATAACTTCCTGCT
This genomic interval carries:
- the rlmD gene encoding 23S rRNA (uracil(1939)-C(5))-methyltransferase RlmD yields the protein MARKNKRQVFENIEVIDAGAKGKSIAKAPDGKIIFLNNAVPGDVVDIQTTKKRKAFYEGTATTFHKKSDKRVQPLCSHFGTCGGCKWQFMGYEHQLNYKEQEVINNLTRLGKIELPEVTPILGSEDQFLYRNKMEFSFSDSRWLTLDEIQSDTEIKNRNALGFHIPGMWDKILDIDKCHLQEDPSNAIRNKIKTFATENELSFYNARKQSGFLRTLMMRIVSTGEIMVLVQFFHEDAEKRTLLLDYIVSEFPEITSLQYVINSKGNDTIYDQKVICYHGKDHIEEEMEGLRFKINAKSFYQTNSKQAYELYKVTRDFAGLTGNELVYDLYTGTGTIAQFVAKKAKKVIGVEAVPEAIADAKENAKHNNIDNVEFYVGDMKKVFTSDFIATHGQPEVVITDPPRDGMHKDVVGQLLNISPNKIVYVSCNSATQARDLSLLDSTYKVTKVQPVDMFPQTHHVENVVLLEKRS
- a CDS encoding DUF6452 family protein, which translates into the protein MKLHKAFIPIILGIVGIYLSSSCERDDICAEDTLTTPLLIIKFIEDGTVSDIKQPNELQIGSPGFLNIIDYETNQDSIMIPLRTRGLLTDFEFIIDSDSDTPNTDVVSFQYTPVEEYVSSACGFKVNYNGLTASVAVEDGDENWIKSIIIEEDNVTDETAAHVLIFH